The Dyadobacter sandarakinus DNA window TTTATTTTACCCCACGACATTCGTCAGGGTACCGATGGGTTCGATTGAAATGTGGATTATATCGCCTTTTTCCAGTGTGAAATCAGACTCCGGTACAATGCCTGTACCCGTCATCAAATACGCACCCTGCGGAAAATCCAGCTCCCTGAAAAGGAATTTAAGCAGCTCGTCTGCCTTCCGCTTCATTTGCGCGAGCGTAACTTCTCCTGCAAATACTTCGGTGCCGCCACGTACAATTGCAATGTCAATGACTGTATCCTCGGGCAATGCATATTCGGGTACATACAGGCAGGGACCCAATGCAGCGCTGCCGGTGTAGGTTTTGGCCTGCGGCAGGTACAGGGGGTTCTCTCCTTCAATGCTCCTTGAACTCATATCGTTGCCGATGGTATAACCCACCAGCGTTCCCGTAGACGAAGCAAAAAGCGTCAGTTCAGGCTCGGGGACATTCCAGGACGAGTCGCGCCGGATACGTACCGTACCATGATTACCTACTACCCGCGCAGGTGATGATTTGAAAAACAACTCGGGCCGCTCTGCCTCGTAAACCCTGTCATAAAAAGAACCTCCTCCGGCAACTTCCGACTCTTCCATCCGTGCTGTGCGGCTGCGGTAGTAAGTAACGCCTGACGCCCACACCTCCTGCGAACCGATCGGCGCCAGCAGCTCAGGCATCGGGATATCATCCGTAAATGTCAGCGGAATGAGATCGGCTGAATGGATTTCGAGCCAGTCGTACAGGTTATCGCGGTTGACGACCTCATCCCAGTCTGTCTGGTGCAGACGGTAGAAAAGGTCGCTTTTTTCAAGCAAAATGCCGTTTTGAGTTTTGTATAGTTTCATAAAAACAGACGTTATTTCAGACTGAATAAGCTTTTTGAACAAATATCATACTCTAAAATAACTACTCTCCTGAAAAACGATCAGGCTACACCTTCAATCCGGAGCGGCATCAATGCGGTATTTTTTCTTTTAAAAAGTCAGCAGTGTAATTCCCGGAAAGTTTGATCATTTCTTCGGGTGTACCTGCAAAAGTGAGGTACCCGCCGCCGTCGCCACCTTCCGGCCCGAGATCCAGGATCCAGTCCGCACTCTTGATCACCTCCATGTTATGTTCAATGATGATCACGGTGTCACCCTGCTCCACCAATGCATTGATCGCTTTCAGCAACTTCTTGATATCATGAAAATGGAGGCCCGTGGTAGGTTCGTCGAAGATAAAGAGCGTCTTCCCTTTGCTGCTGCTGCCTTTTCCTAAGAATGACGCCAGCTTTACACGCTGTGCCTCCCCGCCGGACAAAGTATTGGACGACTGGCCCAAACCCACATAACCCAGCCCTACTTCCTGCAAAGGCAGCAGTTTTTCGACCAGTTTCGGCTCCACATCCCTGAAAAATTCGATGGCTTCATCCACCGTCATGTCGAGGATTGCAGCCACGTCTTTGTCCTGATAGCGTACTTCCTGTATTTCCTGTTTGAAGCGTTTTCCATTGCATCCCTCACAGGTCAGGTATATATCGGCCATAAACTGCATTTCGATTTTGACCTGGCCCTCACCCTGACAAACCTCGCAGCGGCCCCCGTCCACATTAAATGAAAAATGGGAAGGCTTGTAGCCCCTGGCTTTCGATAGTGGCTGGTCGGCCATCATCTGGCGGATGTAATCGTAGGCTTTGATGTAAGTAACCGGATTAGACCGCGACGATTTCCCGATCGGGTTCTGATCGATCATTTCTATGGCTTCAATCCTGTCAATACTGCCGCTGAGCTCATCAAATTTGCCCACGTCTTCGCTGAACTCGCCTTTGGTGCGCATCAGTGCAGGATAAAAAACCTTGCGGATGAGCGTCGACTTACCCGAGCCGCTCACTCCTGTGACCACGGTCAGTACATTCAGCGGAATTTTTACATCAAGGTCTTTCAGGTTGTTTTCTCTGGCACCTTTAATTTCGAGAAAATGCAATGGTTTTCTCCTGATTTTAGTCAGAGGAATGTCTTCTTTGCCCAGGAGGAAGTCCAGCGTATGTGATGGAAATTCGGTTTGTTCTTCCTGGTCCTCATTGCCCAACTCCCTGATATCTTCCCAGCTTCCCTGAAAAACAACATGTCCGCCCCCGGTGCCGGCTTCCGGACCAATGTCGATGATCTGGTCGGCTGCATGCATGACTTCTTCCTCGTGCTCTACCACAATCACCGTATTTCCAAGGTCACGCAGAGATTCCAAAACACCTACGAGGCGCTTCGTATCCCTCGGATGCAATCCGATACTGGGCTCATCCAGAATGTACATGGACCCTACCAATGCACTTCCGAGGGAAGTAGCCAGCTTGATCCGCTGAAATTCACCTCCGGAAAGTGTACTGGTCAGCCGGTTGAGTGTAAGATAACCCAGGCCTACTCGGATCATGTATTCCAGGCGGTTCTGGATTTCTACCAAAACCCGGCGTCCTACCTCGCGCTCATGCTCATTGAGGGTGAGGGTCGCAAAAAATGTCGAAACCTCGGCGATGGGCATTAATACCAGATCCGTAATAGACTTGCCGCCTACTTTCACGTACGACGCATCCTTTCTCAGGCGCGAGCCCCGGCAGTCAGGACAGGTGGTACGGCCTCGAAACCGCGACAGCATTACCCGGTACTGGATCTTGTAAGTCTGTGTTTCGATTTCGGCAATAAATGCATTGATCCCCTGAAAGTACTGGTTTCCGGTCCAGAGCAGGTCTTTCTGAGCCTGTGTAAGATCTTTATACGGACGATGAATGGGGAAGTCGAATTTGGTACCATTGCGCACAAGAGGCACCAGCCACTCACTCATCTTTTCAGAACGCCAGGGTGCAATAGCACCTTCGTATACAGAAAGGTTTTTGTCGGGAATGATCAGGTCCGGGTCAATACCCAGGATTTTACCAAAACCCTCACACCTTTTACAAGCGCCATAAGGATTATTGAAACTGAACAAATTGACACTCGGCTCCTCGAAAATTATTCCGTCAAGCTCAAACCGATCCGAAAAGAACTTTCTTTCGCCACCCACTACCTGCACCATGCAATCTCCTTCTCCTTCAAAAAAGGCAGTCTGCACCGAATCCGAAAGGCGGTACTGCGTATCTTCATCGTCGTGCCGGACACCGGCCCGGTCTACCACAATGTTGATACGGTTACCTGCCTGGGCATAAGCTTCCGGCTTTTCAAGTACTTCTTCAATCGCCACAACCTCATCATTGAGCTCAATGCGGTTGTAGCCTTTGGAAAGCAGAATGGTAAGTTCCTCCTGCTGTGTACGGCCCTCGCGCACCAGCAAAGGCGCGAGTACCATTACCCGGCTGCCCTCTTCATGCCCGAGTATGAAGTTGACCACGTCGGTCACGGCATCTTTTTTCACTATTTCACCGGACACCGGCGAGTACGTGCGCCCTACCCGTGCGAAAAGAAGTTTCAGGTAATCATAAATTTCGGTGGAAGTCCCCACAGTTGAGCGCGGGTTCCTGGTATTCACCTTCTGCTCAATGGCGATGGCCGGCGAAATCCCTTTGATATACTCCACCTCAGGCTTTTCCATACGTCCGAGAAACTGCCTGGCATAGCTGCTCAGACTTTCCACGTACATCCGCTGGCCTTCGGCAAAAAGGGTATCAAAAGCCAGGGATGATTTTCCCGAGCCCGAGAGCCCGGTCACGACCACCAGCTTGTTTCTGGGTATTGCTATGTCAACATTCTTAAGATTATTGACCTTGGCACCTTTGATCAGAATGTATTTTCTGGGGTCAAGATCATCAAATCGGGAAGCTTCAATCCGCTTTACGGGTGAGTTCGTCATAAAAAATCAGGTGAAAAAACGAGGGCTACCGGCGGCAGCCCTATCCTTTTACTAACCAAAAGCCGGGGTATTTAGTTTAATGATTCAGGAGCCTGGCGATGGGTTTACCCATTCCGCAATGCAGTTGTGGAAGTTGTAAAAACCATTCCCTTTTCTGATGCATCCGCAAAGATGGGATCGGCCAGGTGGCCCCAGTTGGTTACGTCCGACATGCAGTCGGTCAGTACTTTCACTTTCGGAGCCAATTCAGGGACATATTTCAGAAGCTGATCAATGCTGGTTGCCACGCAATGCGAGCGGGCTTCTCCGGCAATCAGTATTTCATCAAACGTACCAAGCGAAGCCAGCAGCGCCTGGTCGAGACTGGTTTCGGGTGCTCCCTCCACAGGTACCTGCGCCCTGAAAATCCCGAAATGCTCGGTCAGCGGGTTGGTACCTTTTACAATGGCCGTGTAGTCTTTGCCTGTACGATGGGTCCAGGCGAGTACCGCACTCAGCACGGTATCGTCCAGTGCAGCTCCTTTTGATCCGACAAGACAATGCTCCGGCCAGATGAAATGCCCGAATGCTCCCTCACTTTCCAGCTTTTCCAGGTATGTGAGCACATACTCGTAGTGGTAGCGCGGCACCCATCTGCCGGCTTTTACGGCATCAGCGGTAATCAATGTAAATGGCGCTACTGTGTTTCCGTTGGCATCTTCCCAAAACAGCGGGTGTGCGATATCCAGCACCCGATGCGTATCCAGCGTCACAAAAATGCTGTCGATCTTTTCACCTTCCAGTGCGATCAGGGCGGCTATGCGCTCCACGTCCTTTTCAGCACCCGGTACGTACAGGGTACCCGCAGGATTACAGAAATCAAACTGTGCATCAATAATGAGCAAGGCAACTTTTCTCATAGACCCGGTATCAAGTTTTGCTCAAATGTGCCACACTTCGGGCAGTTCGAGCTGGCGTGCGTACTGCTTTGAACACAGGCTGAATACAGCCTTCAGCATACGGTTCACATCCTCTAAATAATCGAACCTGTAATCTTCGTTGAGGCGATTGAGTCCGTTTACGACGGTTTGTGCTTTTTTGGCGATGTACAATGCACACGGATCAGCGCGGCTCGAATAGGTTTTGAGCGTATCGCGGTGTGTTTCCAGGAAGGTGTTGAGCAGCAGCAGGTTCAGTTCCAGGCCGCCCTGCTTGTCTTTGGTCACCTTTACATGGTAGGCAATATCAGAACTCAGCCCGCGTATGTCGGCCAGTACCCAGCCGGGTGTGTTCTGGTTGAATTTTGAAATTCTGATGATGCGTGATGTCAGCTCCTCACGCCTCTCCGGTATGGTTGCGCTGTCTTCAATCAGCTCGAAGTGCAGCTTGTCAACCAGCGCCTTATCCTTCGCAATCAGCCGCAGCAGCAGCTTGTCCTTTTCCTTCGCGGGCATCTGAATTACCGCTTTTTTAAGCTGATCGGGTAAAGCCATTAAGGTGTATTTGGTAATTAAAATTCAGAAATCCGACTTCTGACCTTAACTTTATGAGCCCCAGGAAGCCATAAAGTTTTTTGACAAAAATATCAGATATGCCCAAATATCCATCGATAGCTTTATGTATTGCCCTTGTTTTCACCTTCCTTTTTACCCTTTTACAGCACACCCCCGGCCTGCCTTCTTTTGATGATTACGACACGACGCTGGCATTCATCCGGAAGTTTTATTTTGAAAACACCACGGTCGGCGAAAAGGCTGCAACGCTCTTCAGCCGGCACAATGAGCATCGTATCCTGATCTCCAAATCAGCTGCTGCCCTTTATTACGCCATTTTTCACAAGCTCAGCTTTGCACACCTGGTTTATTTTCAGAACTGCTTTTTATTCGGATTTTTTGGGCTCATGCTCGCCATCATGCGCCGCAATGGGTTGCTCAATGCAGGAAATGTACTTTTTGCGGTCACATTCCTGTTCGGACTGGCTTTCTGGCAGGTAACATTCTATTACTGGGGCGGAATACAGCATTATACGGTATTTTTCTTCTCATTTCTCAGCCTCTTCCTGCTCGATCGTTCGACCAGGGCATTTAGCGGGCATTTTGCAGCGGCCCTGGCTGCGGCTACTATTGCAGTATTTACTTTCGGAAACGGATTTCTGGTACTTCCGGTCGGTGCTTTTTTACTTTTTGTACAAAAGAAAAAAACAATGCTGTACAGCTGGCTCCTGGTTTCGGCGATACTTTCCCTGCTAACCTTCCTGCACATGCCCGAAAGTGCGGCCAAGGTAGTGCCCTTCCGTATAGACTGGATGGCACGGCTGTTTTTTACTTTTCTGGGCAGCTTTATCTATATCAATCCGGCTGCCGGACAGGTACCCAACATCATTCTTTGCATGGGTGCCGGGCTGGCTGTACTTGTGTTCTGGCTGTGGCTGCTGCGGAGTGGCTATGCATTCCGTAACCCGTTGCTTTACGGCCTGCTAACGCTGCCCATCCTGACGGGCCTCATCATATCTATATCCAGGTTTGACACCAAAGCAGCGGGCGGCATTGCACCAAGGTACATGTTTTTTACCGCCAGTATTCCGGTACTCCTGTTCCTGATTGGGCTTGATTTGAAGATTTTACGAAAAAAATGGATTAACCCGATTGTCTTTGCGTCTGTTGTACTTTGGGGCGTTGTGTACTATAACAATCTGCGCGAGCTTGAAAAGACAAATACCGGGCTGGTGCAGACAATCAAACGCTGGCAAAAAGACCCTGGCACAGCCCTGGTATACTACCGGGAAGCAGCACCCTACTCGGAAATGCTGCAATGGGCCGTGGACCGGAAGGTGGTTGAACTCGATGATGCAATACTCCGCAACCCTGACCCGAAATGATGTGCTGATTTCTCAAAACCGTATTTCGGCACTAACTTGCAGCCCTTTTAGATTACGATTTGTATGGTTTCAGTAGCTATGTGCACTTACAACGGCGAGCGGTTCCTGCCTGAGCAGTTGAAGAGCATTGCAGGGCAGACGGTACCAGTTGACGAGCTGATTGTGTGCGACGACCGGTCATCGGATTCCACCGTGCAGATCATCCGGGATTTTGCAAAAACAGTCTCCTTTCCTGTACAGATTCATATTAATGAGCAGAATCTGGGCTCTACCAGGAACTTCGAAAAGTGCCTCTCCCTATGCAGTGGTGACCTTATATTCCTGTGCGACCAGGACGATATCTGGCGGGCCGACAAGGTAAGTGTACAAAAAAATTACCTCGATACTCACCCAGATATTGATGCCGTATTTTCGGATGCGATGATGGTTAATGATGATTCCCAACCTACGGGGCGGACCATCTGGCAGGAAATTGAGTTTGATGAAGTAAGCCAAAAGCAATGGACAGACGGCAAGCCGCATGAGATTCTGTTCCATGGGTTTGTGGTAACGGGCGCTACGCTGGCTTTGCGGAAATCTGCACTCGAAAGGCTCACTCCTTTTCCTACCCACGTTCCCGACCTGATCCACGACGCATGGATTGCAATGCTCCTCAGCCTGCAGAACAAAATTGATTTCATTGCAGACACCCTGATCTCCTACCGCGTGCATTCGAGCCAGCAGGTAGGGTTTGGGGCTAAAATGGAGAAGGTGCAGCTGAAAGACAGATTTACGAGGGAACGTGAGCAAAAGCTGCTGCCGCTGCGGGAAAAAGCCGGTAAGCTGCATGATCTGTACATGCTCCTCAGGTCGGTACCATTTGTGCCCAGGGAAAAGCTGGCAAGGCTCCATCTTTCACAGAAACACTTTTACAGCCGGGCGTCACTGCCCGAGAAGAGGTACCAGCGTGTGACACCGATTGTCAATCAGCTGATCCGCGGCTATTATCGTTTCAGCAGTAAAGACTGGTGGCTACCTGCCATCGGCGATTTACTCGAATAAATATTCATTTAAACGTGAAAAAACCTGGCACTTCGGCTGCGGTGATCATTCCGGTATACCAGTACCCGCTATCAGCGAATGAAGCATTATCGCTGCGGCAGTGCATAGCGGTGCTTGGGCATTATCCTGTAAAAATCATAAAGCCGCACAGGCTGGATGTACAGGAATTGCAGGATCAATACCCGACACTTGATATCTTATCGCTTGATGATGCGTCTTTTGAAAGCATTGCAGCTTACAACAGTTTGCTTACGTCAGTCGGTTTTTACCAGCTTTTTTCCTCATTTGAATACATCCTGATTTACCAGCTCGATGCTTACGTGTTCAGGAACGAGCTCGCGGAATGGTGTGCCAAGGGGTATGACTATATCGGTGCACCGTCTCTTCATCAGCCTGCATTTAATGCATTAGCGGGTGCCCAGGCCCATATCATGGCGAAAGGGCTGTCGGGCAGGCGGGTGGTTTTCAATGGAGGCCTTTCGCTCCGGCGTATTCCTGCCATCATCCGCTATCTCCAAATTTACAACCGCTTTTACCCGGCCTGGAAAGGTAATGAGGATATGCTTTTTTCACAGGAATCCACGCGGTTGTTGCCGATGAAGCTATTTTTGAAATTGCCGGAGTGGCGGGAGGCATTGCATTTTGCATTTGAAAAAAGCCCGGCTGCTACCTTCGAACTGACCGGTCACAAACTGCCTTTTGCCTGTCACGCCTGGGAGCGCTACGATCCCCAGTTCTGGTCAGCTTATATTTCCTGAAAGGGTTTAACTTTGGTGTTTAACAATTTTTAACAAACTATCCTGCCTCTTACCTGCGTTCTTGCTGTTATTTGATTTTAAAACCATCCGTCAACAGTTATGAACCCTAAGTTGCTTTCCGGTTTCTTTTGCTTCATCTGGCTTTCAGTGAGTGCTGCCTGTGCGCAGGTTACTGAAAATCCCAAGGTAGAAGAGCAGTCGGCGACCTACGTGAAAATCAAGAGAGTAGAGCTGACCGATAGTCAAACCATCATTCATTTACAGTTTACAGAAAAGCCGGGAAAATCGCAGCTGAAATTGTTTGGCCTGCCCGACCAGTTGATGCCGGGTGCAAGCCAGATCTGGCTCGACCCTGAAACCCGCCTCTACAAACCCGGGGAAATTGAAAAGAAATTTAAGCTTATCAAAGCCGAAAATATCCCCACTGACCCGACCCGAAAGAATGTAGCACCCGGCGAAACCGTCAATTTTGTTGCTTATTTTGAAAGACTGACGCCGGGTATCGAGATTTTTGATTTTTACGAAGGAAGAAGTTCCGCAGGATCACAATCCTGGAATTTCTATGGCATCCACATCACCAATCCTGAAAAGAAGTCAGCAGCCAGAAGTGCCAGGGCTGGCACTAAAGCCACGCCACCGGCCAAAAAACCAGTAACTATTACGCCCCCGGCAACACCTGCTCCCGCTGCACCGGACAATAGTATGGCTGTAATCAGGGGAACGGTCTTCAATGCCAAAACCAGGCAGCCGGTAAGTGCCAGGATCTCGTATGTGGAAAAAGGGGATTCGCTCGAAATCAGCTCGTCCTCGGGCAAGTACCGGGTCGGGGTTGACCCTGCGGGCAGCTATGAGCTGCGTATCAGTGCCAAAGGTTTTTATGGACAGACCGTCCGCATCTCTCCGGCGGATTCTTCCGGCATAACTATGTTTGACAATGATATCTACCTGGCACCGCTTACTGCCGGCGAAACCGTAAACCTGCCTAACATCTACTTTGAAACCTCCAAGTTCACACTCTTGCCGGAATCATTCCCTGAGCTCGACAGGCTGGTGGGCGTACTGAAAGACAATCCTTCTATCCGCATCCGGGTGGAGGGGCATACCGACAATGTAGGTGATTTTGATAAAAACCTGGAACTCTCGCGCAAACGCGCCGAGTCCGTGCGGGACTATCTTACCGGAAAAGGCGTAAGTGCCGACCGGATAGAGGCCAAAGGTTATGGAGCCACGCGCCCGCTGACCCAGGGCAGTGCAGAGGAGCGCAAGAAAAACCGCCGTGTTGAATTTGTGATTCTTGATAACTAATACAGTATTAAGGCCTGCCGATGATCGTCGGCAGGCCTTGCGGCTGTCAGGTACGCTTGGCTTAGCGAGCCTTGATGATGTTGGTAAACTCCCGCGATTTGAGGGAAGCACCTCCCACCAGTCCACCGTCGATATCCGGGGAAGCAAAGAGCTCCGCTGCGCTGGCAGCTGTGACGCTCCCGCCATACAGGATCGAGATTTCCTCGGCAACTTCTCTCCCATATTTTTCAGCAATGTGCCCGCGCAGTGCTGCGTGCATTTCCTGCGCCTGCTCGGCAGAGGCAGTAAGCCCGGTACCAATCGCCCAGATGGGTTCGTACGCGATCACTACCGCCTGCAGTTGCTCGGGGGTTAAATGAAACAGGCTTTCGGTCAGCTGATTTTTTACAAAACCAATGTAATCCGAATTCTGGCGCTGTTCCAGGGACTCACCGCAGCAGAAAATGGGTGATACAACATTGGCCAGGGCCGTGTTGACCTTTTCTGCCAGTACTGCATTGCTTTCATTGAAGTACTGACGACGCTCGCTGTGTCCGATGAGTACATACCCGATCCCTGCAGATTGCAGCATGGCAGCAGAAATTTCTCCTGTAAATGCGCCCGATACCTTGTCGGAGCAGTTTTGAGCTGCAAGATCAAAACGGGATGAATCTTCAATATATCTTTTGATAACCGGCAGGTAAAGTGCGGGTGGGCAAAGGATCACTTTCACGTCACCCTGAACTTCATCATTTACCATATTGACAAGCTCCGAAGTAAGCGCAACTGCTTCATCCATAAGCTTGTTCATCTTCCAGTTACCTGCTACAATTTTCTTTCGCATGTGAAAATTTTTATTGTGAGAAAATGCCATTTAACGCAACAAAATTACCACTATTTCATCATTTCCATGATTATATATCAACGTTGATGTCAAATACAGGAAATAAGTAAAATTCGAGATTTTTTTGTGTTTATTTAAGCTCAAATCAGTTACTTTTACCTTATAGACCGGGCAATGCCAACGTGATTGCCCATGAACACAGAAGATCATAAACAGACCAATAATCCTATTATAGTCAACGTGTTAAATGCGTGTATGTGAATATTTCTAACGAAAGAACCAAGAAAGGAGGCCACGATGAAAACGTCTATGTGGTTGTTGTTAACGGTCACACTTTTTACCCCTGCCGTAATACTCGCCGGGTCTGATAAAGACCATCCTGTATCTGAGGAAAAATACGGTTACTTTCTCGACCGCAATTACAAGTCTGCCCGCATTCCCTTTGAGCTGCATTCCAACCTGATCATCCTGTATGCAAAGATCAATGATACTGACTCACTGCGGTTTATACTCGATACCGGTGTAAGTTCCATTATTATCACAGACCCCTACGTACTGAAAGCCAACAAGCTGCGCCTTACCCGGAAAGTCAACCTGACGGGAGCGGGTGAGGGCAAGTCCATCTCTGCGCATGTGGCCATTGACAATCAGCTCCAGATGGGAAGGCTGCGGGCCAACCACCAGAACATTGTGGTTCTGGAAGATGATTTTTTACACCTGTCGGAGTATGTGGGCGTACCGGTCCACGGTATTTTCGGGTACGAGATCTTCAACAACTTCGTAGTAACGATTGATTTTTCGAAAAAAGAAATCATCCTGATGCGGCCTGACAGGTACAAGTACAAGAACAGCAAGGGAGACAGGCATCCTTTGATTATTGAGGATACAAAACCTTTTACCGACGCTGTCACGCTTTTTGCCGACGGTCGTGAACATCCTATCCGGGTGCTGATTGACACCGGTGCAGGCCATGCGCTGCTGCTGAACAATACACCGAAAGAATCCTTCCAACTTCCTCAGAAGGTGATCCGGGCGCAGCTGGGACGCGGGTTGAACGGTGTCATTAATGGAAACCTGGGCCGTATTGACCGCCTAAAATTGGGCCGGTTTGAAATGGACAACATTGTTGCCTCATTTCCCGACAGCATTGCATTCGGTGCCAAGCTGCGGCAAGGCAGTGCCCGGCAGGGTAACATCGGCTGCGAGCTCCTGCGCCGATTTAAAGTTACCATGAACTACCAGGAAGGCTACATGGTGCTGAAACCCGTACGCAGCCGCATGCGGGAAAAGTTTGAGCATGATATGAGCGGAATGGAAATACGGGCCGAAGGACAAAATTTCCGGTCATACATTGTCAACCACATTGCAGCCGATTCACCGGCTTCCAAGGCCGGATTGGCAGAAGGAGACCAGTTACTTTTTATTGACGACCATGCCGCTGCCGACCTCAATGTAAGTGATATTTACAAGGTTTTACAACGTGGGGACGGTAAGAATGTGGACCTGCTGGTGAAGCGTAAAGGGGATATTTTCTTTACACAAATCAAGCTCAGGCGCATGATTTGATTACATTTAGAGCCAAACCAAACAGCGGCTTTATTGGAACGCCTCATCGTGACAGAAGATGGGTCACACTCATTGTACAGCACCCGCTTCAACCAGCAATACCATTCACTTCAGGGGGCGGTTGCAGAATCGACCCACATTTACATAAACCTCGGCCTCAAACCCGTTCTCGAAAGTACGGCCGGTACTGTAAAGGTCTTTGAAATGGGCCTGGGAACAGGATTAAATGCATTTCTTGCCTGGAAGCTGGCTGATCAGCTCCAAAAACCCGTTTACTACACTTCCGTAGAAGCCTACCCGGTAAGCCTGGACGAGGCACTTTCCCTCAATTACGATGCGATTACCGGGCAAAAAGGCTTGGCAGACATTCATCAGGCACCCTGGTCTGAAGATTATCCTCTCTCCCCGTTTTTTACCTTCCGGAAAGAGCATTCAACACTGGAAATGTTTGCAGCTGCGGATACTTTCGATGTAACTTTTTATGATGCGTTTGATCCCAGAGTACAGCCTGAGCTCTGGACCGAAACCATTTTTCACAAAATAGCAGCCCAAACCCGGCCCGGCGGCGTACTGGTTACATACTCTTCAAAAGGAATTGTGAAGCGGGCACTGGCCGCTGCAGGCTTTACTGTTGAGCGGCACAAGGGTCCGGGAAGAAAAACCCACGTGCTGAGAGCAATAAAAAATTAGTATACTTGGGCCAATCACAGGTAATCAACCCATGAACTACCAGCATATCATCAGCCAGGAGCTGAGCGAGGCACAAAAAGTGCTCGACGGATTTTTAAGTGACCCTGCTCAGCTCGAAAAAATTGAGCATGCAGCCGGATTAATGGCGGAAGCGATCATTCACAATGGCAAGGTCCTGTCCTGCGGTAACGGGGGCTCGCATTGTGATGCCATGCACTTTGCGGAAGAACTTACCGGCCGCTACCGCGATAACCGGCGGGCATTGCCGGCAATCGCCATTTCGGATGTCAGTCATCTGAGCTGTGTAAGCAATGATTATGGCTATGAATATGTATTTTCAAGATACATTGAGGCATTAGGACAGCCGGGCGATGTGCTGCTCGGGCTTAGTACCAGCGGCAACTCGGTCAATATTATCAAAGCAGTGGAAGCTGCCAAAAACAAGGGAATGAAAATCATCATCCTTTCGGGCAAAGATGGCGGAAAGCTCGCGGGTCTGGCTGATGTTGAAATCCGTGTCCCTCACTTCGGCTATGCCGACCGCATTCAGGAAATTCACATTAAGGTGATCCATATTTTTATGTTACTAATTGAAAAAATGGTCATTATCAACTAAGTACATACACTTCTCTCATGAACGTCCGGCCATCAGCACTCATTATCAAAGACCATGCAGTACTTACACTGCGCTACTGCTACGGCAACCAGGAAGTATTTGCATTGCCCGGCGGCAATCCGGATCCAGGTGAATGCCTGCGGGAAGCACTGGTCCGTGAAATTGGAGAGGAAATCTGTGTGGAGGCTACCATAGGCAACATGGTTTGCTGTGGAGAGGTAATCTGGACCGAACCCCGGAAAGAGACCCTGCACATGGTATTTGAAGCAACCATCACCGGCGAGCCGGTACTTGATCCCGGCCAGACAACTGCCCTCGAAATTGTGTGGCTGCCGC harbors:
- a CDS encoding glycosyltransferase family 2 protein, whose product is MVSVAMCTYNGERFLPEQLKSIAGQTVPVDELIVCDDRSSDSTVQIIRDFAKTVSFPVQIHINEQNLGSTRNFEKCLSLCSGDLIFLCDQDDIWRADKVSVQKNYLDTHPDIDAVFSDAMMVNDDSQPTGRTIWQEIEFDEVSQKQWTDGKPHEILFHGFVVTGATLALRKSALERLTPFPTHVPDLIHDAWIAMLLSLQNKIDFIADTLISYRVHSSQQVGFGAKMEKVQLKDRFTREREQKLLPLREKAGKLHDLYMLLRSVPFVPREKLARLHLSQKHFYSRASLPEKRYQRVTPIVNQLIRGYYRFSSKDWWLPAIGDLLE
- a CDS encoding fumarylacetoacetate hydrolase family protein, coding for MKLYKTQNGILLEKSDLFYRLHQTDWDEVVNRDNLYDWLEIHSADLIPLTFTDDIPMPELLAPIGSQEVWASGVTYYRSRTARMEESEVAGGGSFYDRVYEAERPELFFKSSPARVVGNHGTVRIRRDSSWNVPEPELTLFASSTGTLVGYTIGNDMSSRSIEGENPLYLPQAKTYTGSAALGPCLYVPEYALPEDTVIDIAIVRGGTEVFAGEVTLAQMKRKADELLKFLFRELDFPQGAYLMTGTGIVPESDFTLEKGDIIHISIEPIGTLTNVVG
- a CDS encoding DUF5672 family protein, which encodes MKKPGTSAAVIIPVYQYPLSANEALSLRQCIAVLGHYPVKIIKPHRLDVQELQDQYPTLDILSLDDASFESIAAYNSLLTSVGFYQLFSSFEYILIYQLDAYVFRNELAEWCAKGYDYIGAPSLHQPAFNALAGAQAHIMAKGLSGRRVVFNGGLSLRRIPAIIRYLQIYNRFYPAWKGNEDMLFSQESTRLLPMKLFLKLPEWREALHFAFEKSPAATFELTGHKLPFACHAWERYDPQFWSAYIS
- the uvrA gene encoding excinuclease ABC subunit UvrA, with the translated sequence MTNSPVKRIEASRFDDLDPRKYILIKGAKVNNLKNVDIAIPRNKLVVVTGLSGSGKSSLAFDTLFAEGQRMYVESLSSYARQFLGRMEKPEVEYIKGISPAIAIEQKVNTRNPRSTVGTSTEIYDYLKLLFARVGRTYSPVSGEIVKKDAVTDVVNFILGHEEGSRVMVLAPLLVREGRTQQEELTILLSKGYNRIELNDEVVAIEEVLEKPEAYAQAGNRINIVVDRAGVRHDDEDTQYRLSDSVQTAFFEGEGDCMVQVVGGERKFFSDRFELDGIIFEEPSVNLFSFNNPYGACKRCEGFGKILGIDPDLIIPDKNLSVYEGAIAPWRSEKMSEWLVPLVRNGTKFDFPIHRPYKDLTQAQKDLLWTGNQYFQGINAFIAEIETQTYKIQYRVMLSRFRGRTTCPDCRGSRLRKDASYVKVGGKSITDLVLMPIAEVSTFFATLTLNEHEREVGRRVLVEIQNRLEYMIRVGLGYLTLNRLTSTLSGGEFQRIKLATSLGSALVGSMYILDEPSIGLHPRDTKRLVGVLESLRDLGNTVIVVEHEEEVMHAADQIIDIGPEAGTGGGHVVFQGSWEDIRELGNEDQEEQTEFPSHTLDFLLGKEDIPLTKIRRKPLHFLEIKGARENNLKDLDVKIPLNVLTVVTGVSGSGKSTLIRKVFYPALMRTKGEFSEDVGKFDELSGSIDRIEAIEMIDQNPIGKSSRSNPVTYIKAYDYIRQMMADQPLSKARGYKPSHFSFNVDGGRCEVCQGEGQVKIEMQFMADIYLTCEGCNGKRFKQEIQEVRYQDKDVAAILDMTVDEAIEFFRDVEPKLVEKLLPLQEVGLGYVGLGQSSNTLSGGEAQRVKLASFLGKGSSSKGKTLFIFDEPTTGLHFHDIKKLLKAINALVEQGDTVIIIEHNMEVIKSADWILDLGPEGGDGGGYLTFAGTPEEMIKLSGNYTADFLKEKIPH
- a CDS encoding nicotinamidase gives rise to the protein MRKVALLIIDAQFDFCNPAGTLYVPGAEKDVERIAALIALEGEKIDSIFVTLDTHRVLDIAHPLFWEDANGNTVAPFTLITADAVKAGRWVPRYHYEYVLTYLEKLESEGAFGHFIWPEHCLVGSKGAALDDTVLSAVLAWTHRTGKDYTAIVKGTNPLTEHFGIFRAQVPVEGAPETSLDQALLASLGTFDEILIAGEARSHCVATSIDQLLKYVPELAPKVKVLTDCMSDVTNWGHLADPIFADASEKGMVFTTSTTALRNG